In a single window of the Syngnathus typhle isolate RoL2023-S1 ecotype Sweden linkage group LG19, RoL_Styp_1.0, whole genome shotgun sequence genome:
- the LOC133143834 gene encoding E3 ubiquitin-protein ligase RNF31-like isoform X2, producing MEEARRRSLALLTAGLSQSVKTDVQLMANFPLPLSQKYPHLQVETMLKENVSGSNRAQVLESLNNLVKALNILEKYGCNLTSVIRPKFWRIVKYNNPVFRSTVNAIQGGRAVLHLYGYTKQQLDGLSFPDDVTEPDRDTVAMVTLEVMILRSELDMLIKGTHPHQEVFKDLVPGLDVQQDALVTDATVIPPSKDKSAHRPPPPPVAPKPKLDRVGGQAPKAPPQSSSSGQCNLCGGSATLLCPSCNGQSFCDACDDLFHRHPARTDHKRDRVLKATQGMCSICGMSPAHAQCATCVQMLCRKCDELFHSHPERKGHSRTVLAPTKSNGAPRPTWTCIHCAVVNKPHDSLCATCKRGSTPTNAEWQCKSCTVINPGSSVLCEVCDRPRLAPRPSITPVLSSPASSFGSNAGEQPHWMCQSCTYANPASAEACEVCGSPGKALDGAPRPPEASGDIGRKSAPPQPKRRASLDAKRQERMREDGLLLIHQIKEAEKRGISPEEVYAALRSCGPGVRDPCDWQASELPHLLDEICAMAASVNTGVSTAGEGIKLSRAEAKLAWLTAGGDAEQAATQLLRDRQMKMNELNSLGFRDARRCEEALRQSGGEVKGALSVLQRPLLDAFHKRIWSEQPDPSVEPNHPDKERMCRRLLALYELPSWGRCELALSLLREPDVAYSLEDVVQAVRESHDRDFIRRVLNNECPCCLSIFPRSKMQSLTSCQCSVCLECFTQHFTIMVRDRHIWDMVCPICRGPDITDPEEHDSYFSTLDIQLRECLEPDVYDLFHKKLTEHVLRKDPKFLWCSHCVSGFINEGDQLKVTCPSCCNSFCAKCKKGWEPHHQDLTCEQFQQWKRDNDPEYQRLGLAGYLRDNGITCPQCRFQYALTKGGCMHFRCFQCRYQFCSGCNNPYHTTGCRTEQCIFTSFHAHHPRDCLFYLRDWEATQLQALLQRSGVDFNTERSDEPQADTCGVMEQKDEGGQIVDSPCGVQTQPGQAGLCEKHYKEYLVSLINAHSLDPAPLYDARDLIRACERYRVDTQRADNEDDNAYHARMLKKLMEVPLGEKVPRNTTHQHH from the exons ATGGAGGAGGCGAGGAGGAGAAGCCTGGCCCTCCTTACCGCAGGGCTAAGCCAGAGCGTAAAGACCGACGTCCAGTTGATGGCCAACTTCCCGCTGCCGCTGTCCCAAAAGTACCCCCACCTCCAGGTGGAGACTATGCTAAAGGAAAATGTGTCTGGCAGCAACAGAGCTCAG GTGTTGGAGTCCCTGAATAATTTGGTGAAGGCCTTGAACATCCTTGAGAAATATGGCTGCAATCTGACCAGCGTCATCAGGCCTAAGTTCTGGCGCATAGTTAAGTACAACAACCCGGTCTTCAGATCCACTGTGAACGCCATTCAG GGCGGCCGCGCGGTGCTTCACCTTTACGGCTACACCAAACAGCAGTTGGACGGGCTCAGCTTTCCCGACGACGTCACCGAGCCTGACCGTGACACTGTCGCCATGGTGACGCTGGAAGTCATGATCTTGCGTTCGGAGCTGGACATGCTCATCAAG GGCACGCATCCTCATCAGGAAGTCTTCAAAGACCTTGTCCCCGGGTTGGACGTCCAACAG GATGCGCTGGTGACTGACGCCACCGTGATCCCGCCGTCAAAGGACAAGTCAGCACACAGGCCACCGCCTCCCCCTGTGGCGCCCAAGCCCAAACTAGACCGAGTCGGAGGACAAGCTCCGAAAGCGCCACCGCAATCATCATCAT CGGGCCAGTGCAATCTGTGCGGCGGGTCGGCAACGCTACTCTGCCCGTCGTGTAACGGCCAGTCCTTTTGCGACGCGTGCGACGACCTCTTCCATCGCCACCCTGCCAGGACCGATCACAAGCGAGACCGAGTACTGAAAGCCACGCAGG GGATGTGTTCCATCTGTGGCATGTCGCCCGCCCACGCTCAGTGCGCCACGTGCGTGCAGATGTTGTGCCGCAAGTGCGACGAACTCTTCCACTCGCATCCCGAGCGTAAAGGACACAGCAGGACAGTGCTGGCGCCCACCAAGAGCAACGG CGCTCCTCGGCCCACGTGGACGTGCATTCACTGCGCCGTCGTCAACAAGCCGCACGACTCGCTCTGCGCTACGTGCAAACGCGGCTCCACGCCCACCAACGCAG AGTGGCAGTGCAAGAGCTGCACGGTCATCAATCCAGGCAGCAGCGTCCTGTGTGAGGTGTGCGACCGTCCCCGTCTGGCCCCTCGCCCATCGATCACCCCGGTGCTTTCCAGCCCGGCTTCGAGTTTTGGTTCGAACGCCGGAGAACAG CCTCATTGGATGTGTCAGTCGTGCACCTACGCCAACCCCGCGTCCGCAGAGGCGTGCGAGGTGTGCGGCTCTCCGGGCAAAGCCTTGGACGGAGCTCCGCGTCCTCCCGAGGCCTCGGGCGACATCGGCCGTAAAAGCGCGCCGCCGCAGCCCAAGCGGAGAGCCAGCTTGGATGCCAAAAGGCAGGAACGCATGAGGGAAGACGGGCTGCTCCTCATACACCAGATCAAA GAAGCCGAGAAGCGCGGCATCAGCCCCGAAGAAGTGTACGCCGCGCTGCGCTCGTGCGGCCCCGGCGTCAGAGACCCATGCGATTGGCAGGCGTCGGAACTGCCGCACCTGCTGGACGAGATCTGCGCCATGGCCGCCTCGGTGAACACGGGCGTCTCGACCGCAGGCGAAGGCATAAAGCTGTCCAGGGCTGAGGCCAAGCTGGCCTGGCTGACCGCGGGCGGCGACGCCGAGCAAGCCGCCACgcagctgctcagggaccgacAAATGAAG ATGAATGAGCTGAACTCTCTGGGCTTTCGAGACGCCCGTCGGTGCGAAGAGGCCCTGCGGCAAAGCGGCGGCGAGGTGAAGGGAGCCCTGTCGGTGCTGCAGCGCCCCCTACTGGACGCTTTCCACAAGCGCATCTGGAGCGAGCAGCCCGACCCGTCTGTGGAGCCCAACCACCCCGACAAAGAG CGGATGTGCCGTCGTCTGCTGGCGCTGTACGAGCTGCCCAGCTGGGGGCGCTGCGAGCTGGCACTGTCGCTGCTGCGGGAGCCGGACGTGGCCTACTCGCTGGAGGACGTGGTGCAAGCCGTGAGGGAGTCGCACGACCGCGACTTCATCAGGCGCGTCCTCAACAACGAGTGTCCCTGCTGCCTGAGCATCTTCCCTCGAAGcaag ATGCAGTCTCTGACGTCATGTCAGTGCTCGGTGTGTCTGGAGTGTTTCACCCAGCACTTCACCATCATGGTGCGCGACAGGCACATCTGGGACATGGTTTGTCCCATCTGTCGCGGGCCCGACATCACCGATCCCGAGGAGCATGACAGCTACTTCTCCACGCTGGACATCCAG TTGCGGGAATGTTTGGAGCCTGACGTCTACGACCTCTTCCACAAGAAGCTCACCGAGCACGTGCTCAGGAAGGACCCCAAGTTTTTGTGGTGCAGCCAT TGCGTGTCGGGCTTCATTAACGAAGGCGACCAGCTGAAGGTGACGTGTCCGTCCTGCTGCAACAGCTTCTGCGCTAAGTGCAAGAAAGGG TGGGAGCCTCACCACCAGGATCTGACTTGCGAGCAGTTCCAGCAGTGGAAGCGGGACAACGACCCCGAGTACCAGAGGCTGGGCCTGGCCGGCTACCTGAGGGACAACGGCATAA CCTGCCCCCAATGCCGCTTTCAGTATGCGCTGACCAAAGGCGGCTGCATGCACTTCCGCTGCTTCCAGTGCAGGTACCAGTTCTGCAGCGGATGCAACAACCCTTACCACACG aCGGGCTGCAGGacggaacagtgcattttcacGAGCTTCCACGCTCATCATCCTCGAGACTGCCTCTTCTACCTGCGGGACTGGGAGGCCACGCAGCTGCAAGCGTTGCTGCAG AGGAGCGGCGTGGACTTCAACACGGAACGTTCGGATGAACCCCAAGCAG ACACATGCGGTGTAATGGAGCAAAAGGACGAAGGCGGTCAGATTGTGGACTCGCCGTGTGGCGTCCAGACTCAGCCGGGCCAGGCCGGACTCTGCGA GAAACACTACAAAGAGTACCTGGTCAGTCTGATCAACGCTCACTCGCTGGACCCCGCCCCTCTGTACGACGCCCGCGACCTGATCCGAGCCTGCGAACGCTACCGTGTGGACACGCAGAGGGCCGACAACGAGGATGACAACGCCTACCACGCTCGAATGCTCAAG AAACTGATGGAGGTTCCTCTTGGTGAAAAGGTTCCCAGGAACACAACTCACCAGCATCACTGA
- the LOC133143834 gene encoding E3 ubiquitin-protein ligase RNF31-like isoform X1 translates to MLLSRPLSQVKIGRGDQEQMEEARRRSLALLTAGLSQSVKTDVQLMANFPLPLSQKYPHLQVETMLKENVSGSNRAQVLESLNNLVKALNILEKYGCNLTSVIRPKFWRIVKYNNPVFRSTVNAIQGGRAVLHLYGYTKQQLDGLSFPDDVTEPDRDTVAMVTLEVMILRSELDMLIKGTHPHQEVFKDLVPGLDVQQDALVTDATVIPPSKDKSAHRPPPPPVAPKPKLDRVGGQAPKAPPQSSSSGQCNLCGGSATLLCPSCNGQSFCDACDDLFHRHPARTDHKRDRVLKATQGMCSICGMSPAHAQCATCVQMLCRKCDELFHSHPERKGHSRTVLAPTKSNGAPRPTWTCIHCAVVNKPHDSLCATCKRGSTPTNAEWQCKSCTVINPGSSVLCEVCDRPRLAPRPSITPVLSSPASSFGSNAGEQPHWMCQSCTYANPASAEACEVCGSPGKALDGAPRPPEASGDIGRKSAPPQPKRRASLDAKRQERMREDGLLLIHQIKEAEKRGISPEEVYAALRSCGPGVRDPCDWQASELPHLLDEICAMAASVNTGVSTAGEGIKLSRAEAKLAWLTAGGDAEQAATQLLRDRQMKMNELNSLGFRDARRCEEALRQSGGEVKGALSVLQRPLLDAFHKRIWSEQPDPSVEPNHPDKERMCRRLLALYELPSWGRCELALSLLREPDVAYSLEDVVQAVRESHDRDFIRRVLNNECPCCLSIFPRSKMQSLTSCQCSVCLECFTQHFTIMVRDRHIWDMVCPICRGPDITDPEEHDSYFSTLDIQLRECLEPDVYDLFHKKLTEHVLRKDPKFLWCSHCVSGFINEGDQLKVTCPSCCNSFCAKCKKGWEPHHQDLTCEQFQQWKRDNDPEYQRLGLAGYLRDNGITCPQCRFQYALTKGGCMHFRCFQCRYQFCSGCNNPYHTTGCRTEQCIFTSFHAHHPRDCLFYLRDWEATQLQALLQRSGVDFNTERSDEPQADTCGVMEQKDEGGQIVDSPCGVQTQPGQAGLCEKHYKEYLVSLINAHSLDPAPLYDARDLIRACERYRVDTQRADNEDDNAYHARMLKKLMEVPLGEKVPRNTTHQHH, encoded by the exons ATGCTGCTTTCACGTCCACTCTCCCAAGTTAAG ATTGGTCGCGGTGATCAGGAGCAGATGGAGGAGGCGAGGAGGAGAAGCCTGGCCCTCCTTACCGCAGGGCTAAGCCAGAGCGTAAAGACCGACGTCCAGTTGATGGCCAACTTCCCGCTGCCGCTGTCCCAAAAGTACCCCCACCTCCAGGTGGAGACTATGCTAAAGGAAAATGTGTCTGGCAGCAACAGAGCTCAG GTGTTGGAGTCCCTGAATAATTTGGTGAAGGCCTTGAACATCCTTGAGAAATATGGCTGCAATCTGACCAGCGTCATCAGGCCTAAGTTCTGGCGCATAGTTAAGTACAACAACCCGGTCTTCAGATCCACTGTGAACGCCATTCAG GGCGGCCGCGCGGTGCTTCACCTTTACGGCTACACCAAACAGCAGTTGGACGGGCTCAGCTTTCCCGACGACGTCACCGAGCCTGACCGTGACACTGTCGCCATGGTGACGCTGGAAGTCATGATCTTGCGTTCGGAGCTGGACATGCTCATCAAG GGCACGCATCCTCATCAGGAAGTCTTCAAAGACCTTGTCCCCGGGTTGGACGTCCAACAG GATGCGCTGGTGACTGACGCCACCGTGATCCCGCCGTCAAAGGACAAGTCAGCACACAGGCCACCGCCTCCCCCTGTGGCGCCCAAGCCCAAACTAGACCGAGTCGGAGGACAAGCTCCGAAAGCGCCACCGCAATCATCATCAT CGGGCCAGTGCAATCTGTGCGGCGGGTCGGCAACGCTACTCTGCCCGTCGTGTAACGGCCAGTCCTTTTGCGACGCGTGCGACGACCTCTTCCATCGCCACCCTGCCAGGACCGATCACAAGCGAGACCGAGTACTGAAAGCCACGCAGG GGATGTGTTCCATCTGTGGCATGTCGCCCGCCCACGCTCAGTGCGCCACGTGCGTGCAGATGTTGTGCCGCAAGTGCGACGAACTCTTCCACTCGCATCCCGAGCGTAAAGGACACAGCAGGACAGTGCTGGCGCCCACCAAGAGCAACGG CGCTCCTCGGCCCACGTGGACGTGCATTCACTGCGCCGTCGTCAACAAGCCGCACGACTCGCTCTGCGCTACGTGCAAACGCGGCTCCACGCCCACCAACGCAG AGTGGCAGTGCAAGAGCTGCACGGTCATCAATCCAGGCAGCAGCGTCCTGTGTGAGGTGTGCGACCGTCCCCGTCTGGCCCCTCGCCCATCGATCACCCCGGTGCTTTCCAGCCCGGCTTCGAGTTTTGGTTCGAACGCCGGAGAACAG CCTCATTGGATGTGTCAGTCGTGCACCTACGCCAACCCCGCGTCCGCAGAGGCGTGCGAGGTGTGCGGCTCTCCGGGCAAAGCCTTGGACGGAGCTCCGCGTCCTCCCGAGGCCTCGGGCGACATCGGCCGTAAAAGCGCGCCGCCGCAGCCCAAGCGGAGAGCCAGCTTGGATGCCAAAAGGCAGGAACGCATGAGGGAAGACGGGCTGCTCCTCATACACCAGATCAAA GAAGCCGAGAAGCGCGGCATCAGCCCCGAAGAAGTGTACGCCGCGCTGCGCTCGTGCGGCCCCGGCGTCAGAGACCCATGCGATTGGCAGGCGTCGGAACTGCCGCACCTGCTGGACGAGATCTGCGCCATGGCCGCCTCGGTGAACACGGGCGTCTCGACCGCAGGCGAAGGCATAAAGCTGTCCAGGGCTGAGGCCAAGCTGGCCTGGCTGACCGCGGGCGGCGACGCCGAGCAAGCCGCCACgcagctgctcagggaccgacAAATGAAG ATGAATGAGCTGAACTCTCTGGGCTTTCGAGACGCCCGTCGGTGCGAAGAGGCCCTGCGGCAAAGCGGCGGCGAGGTGAAGGGAGCCCTGTCGGTGCTGCAGCGCCCCCTACTGGACGCTTTCCACAAGCGCATCTGGAGCGAGCAGCCCGACCCGTCTGTGGAGCCCAACCACCCCGACAAAGAG CGGATGTGCCGTCGTCTGCTGGCGCTGTACGAGCTGCCCAGCTGGGGGCGCTGCGAGCTGGCACTGTCGCTGCTGCGGGAGCCGGACGTGGCCTACTCGCTGGAGGACGTGGTGCAAGCCGTGAGGGAGTCGCACGACCGCGACTTCATCAGGCGCGTCCTCAACAACGAGTGTCCCTGCTGCCTGAGCATCTTCCCTCGAAGcaag ATGCAGTCTCTGACGTCATGTCAGTGCTCGGTGTGTCTGGAGTGTTTCACCCAGCACTTCACCATCATGGTGCGCGACAGGCACATCTGGGACATGGTTTGTCCCATCTGTCGCGGGCCCGACATCACCGATCCCGAGGAGCATGACAGCTACTTCTCCACGCTGGACATCCAG TTGCGGGAATGTTTGGAGCCTGACGTCTACGACCTCTTCCACAAGAAGCTCACCGAGCACGTGCTCAGGAAGGACCCCAAGTTTTTGTGGTGCAGCCAT TGCGTGTCGGGCTTCATTAACGAAGGCGACCAGCTGAAGGTGACGTGTCCGTCCTGCTGCAACAGCTTCTGCGCTAAGTGCAAGAAAGGG TGGGAGCCTCACCACCAGGATCTGACTTGCGAGCAGTTCCAGCAGTGGAAGCGGGACAACGACCCCGAGTACCAGAGGCTGGGCCTGGCCGGCTACCTGAGGGACAACGGCATAA CCTGCCCCCAATGCCGCTTTCAGTATGCGCTGACCAAAGGCGGCTGCATGCACTTCCGCTGCTTCCAGTGCAGGTACCAGTTCTGCAGCGGATGCAACAACCCTTACCACACG aCGGGCTGCAGGacggaacagtgcattttcacGAGCTTCCACGCTCATCATCCTCGAGACTGCCTCTTCTACCTGCGGGACTGGGAGGCCACGCAGCTGCAAGCGTTGCTGCAG AGGAGCGGCGTGGACTTCAACACGGAACGTTCGGATGAACCCCAAGCAG ACACATGCGGTGTAATGGAGCAAAAGGACGAAGGCGGTCAGATTGTGGACTCGCCGTGTGGCGTCCAGACTCAGCCGGGCCAGGCCGGACTCTGCGA GAAACACTACAAAGAGTACCTGGTCAGTCTGATCAACGCTCACTCGCTGGACCCCGCCCCTCTGTACGACGCCCGCGACCTGATCCGAGCCTGCGAACGCTACCGTGTGGACACGCAGAGGGCCGACAACGAGGATGACAACGCCTACCACGCTCGAATGCTCAAG AAACTGATGGAGGTTCCTCTTGGTGAAAAGGTTCCCAGGAACACAACTCACCAGCATCACTGA